The Ctenopharyngodon idella isolate HZGC_01 chromosome 19, HZGC01, whole genome shotgun sequence genomic sequence gtttggaaattagaaatcaggcacataattgttagaggcaacaataataatcaaaaggtgaacatttattaataagcaatttaataaatgtttattgtttaattattattagttaaacttattaataaatgctaatcttcaacatactttgggttcattttaagcaagcaatacagtaatttttaaacaatatttgagttaaataaaactacccagcagtttgggcaaacatttaacccaaccgctgggtttgtccattttcaacccgacttgggttgttttaacccagtgttttttagagtgtatgaagCACATGACAGAACActttgggccagatttactaaacggggcaaattagtatgagagcgcaattccaaaaatgtgccgatgggagtggcaagttttgcgcatgatctactgctgatgtgcaaattaaagaacagaGACGCAGTCAaataatttacataatgaccaacgcaatctaccaagagcagtgcaaattagcgttgggtcgcaaataagcagagctgatgctcatcaagtgcgggtcgacacaggcgcaacttgttacatgtaatctgacaaacatgtacacacacacacatatgtgtgtgtgtgtacatgtttgtcagattacatgtaacaagttgcgcctgtgtcgacccgcacttgatgagcatcagctctatatatactgtataggcAAACAATATGTTCGGATAATGTCTTtttctggcattccaaagaaattaatatgagtggaaaatattttctcccttctacctcgcgctctctgttctctgcggtgtctcctcctagcagcaattgcagccatgtcgcaaaatgggttaagacatgcttttttgggcgttaaataatggtgcaaataccagtaaattgactagcgcaaacattagtaaattgcGTTGCGTgaatcatttaaatactctcttCCCATAAATTTttcgtctgaaagggaaactcctacaaatacatatgcaataaggtcaggcgcaaaaacaactcagtccacgccttttcagcgctaattttgcactgtgtgtctttagtaaatcctgataGTAGTCTTTTAATGCCAAAAATGGGTttgcgcaagctgttagtaaatctggccctataacatttttgatcaaattcatAAAGCTTTAAGGCACCCATAATATTTCAttgtatgaatatgtaaacagtcaatatatatataaaaaagaacagagcctctgcttttaaacaacaaaactcTTGTTATTATAgcttcattcattcttttttatcaacatttgAATGTGCGCAAGTTTCATTCCAGTGCAAATGTTTTttccagtttaaaaataaaacgctGAGAAAATTCTTAGTCCGGATTGGATTCAGAATGATGAGCAAAATATAGATTGTGTCCataaacacccccaaagcttgtTGTAtaccagacagcaacatagtgtcggcccagatccggctcATATCTGGTACACATGGATTCCACACGTACCCGATGTAGtccggatctgggccgacactatgttaCTGTCTGGGATAGCTCTTCATGGATACAACGTTATTCTCATTAACATTAGTcatttatatgctgttgaatATTTGATGATCACTTTAGCTTACTTATGCGTAAGCAACTTCTGTCCACTCCTTCTGGTTTATGCAGATCTTCTTCTTTGCTTGTTTTTGGATCCGGAGGTGCTGTACTTTTTCAGACGATCGCCctctaccatataacagtgaaaccATGGATTGCCAGAAAAACTCAGTAGCCCCTCACTATAGAacacacgagatccagggggcggagacgggtaggttaagggatatgtaaagtgggaggagttggatctaaatccccctggatctcgtgttctgcagtgaggaccatttCGAAAAACTGTctatggcggggaaagagttaaggaTCTATATAGAagcttttcttctaagagtgtagtACCTTGAGCTGTGTTCATACTCCAACCCACCTCAGCTCACTGACGATCAAACGGCATGCTATTTCTGTCCCTCTCTCTCACCATGTAATAAGGGTTCCATCCAGGTGTTTGGTGACAGGAAGTGAGGGCAAACAAAGCCATGTACTGTTCATGAGGCACAGGCAGCAGTGTGAGTGGGTGATGAAGAGGAACTGGAGTTGGGATAGGGGGTGTCTGGCTGAGTGACACCCAGTCTGAGCTGGTAATCTGAGCCCACATCAAAGACACTTGAGCAGGCAGAGCGTGGCAGAGGCTTGGCCATGATGATGGGACAAATCATTGGCGGACTGATAGATCACTCATCGCACTTCTCTGGGTTTTGATGTTCAGTCTTCTGTCAGACTGCAGGTTCTGCTTTCAGCAGCGTCATGCAGTGGTTTATGGTTGCACATTTGGATGTGTTTGCTTGCAAAAGATGAGATTTAGTAGAtggaaaaagtttatttattttaaggatgcacaatatatcagtatttccaatatttcatttatttattgaatatatacagtacatggaTGGCATATTGGTGCCTGTATATTTTTTAGaacagaaaatgagaaaaaatatctatataaaatataatcatatgtGTAAAGCAAAGACTTCTGGAAAAgcctttttactgtttttaatcgCAAATGATAAGGTAATTCATTTTAACACAATTTTTATTTGCAAAACCCATaaatttgacagtattttacagtaaaattacatataatgcaatgttaaATTTTTCACTGTATATAGTAACTACAATACACCTACTTTACAATCATTTTCACAGTGTGTATCAATCAGtattagatttttatttgttcctgctcatttcctttatttttaaatttttacaaatttttaTCTTTCCTGTCATCTAGCACTCACTTAAAAGTAATCTTCAAAAATTCTCATAGTTTAATAAAGATTTACTTTAAtaaatctttagcaaatctcaaaattaatatctatttttcatactgtacattataatgttcaCTTGTAGCATCTAAAACTGGTGCAATCacttgcatttaacttaaaatattccGTAATTTTTGGTCAAACAGATGAGTAATGCAAACTATAAAGGGTccacttttatttgtgtaaactcacaataacagcgAAAcgatgtgcttttgtaaaataatgaaaacaatcagGATGCGATATCTACCGTCTCGGTAAACTTGAGCACGTaacaaaatgaactgaaactcaggGTATGCTTGCCTCACAGAAACGAGAAATACATccatagaaagcttgaaatgtctaattttaaacgaaccaattcaaatggaaaataaatattctcagattatgtaaaaaaatgtaaatctaTATGAAACATGCATATAGGCGCGTCCAATACTGCGGATATGACGAGTCAGCGTTGTTAATCTCTACAGCTGAAAACACAGGaaacattatcaataaattattaatatatttagacGGTTTCCTTCTGTTTTTTCACATCACACTCATAATCATTACATTTGCCGGCAAGCTTCATGTGTGCGCATGAGCACTGATTACGCTATGAAGgcattaaaggctctttattatgatttatggcttattaatataaacacgcgattagtcgactaaacGCTTAAATGAACTAGTCGActaaaaaaatctttagtcgagggcagccctagATATTACCAAATTATAGATGTTGGCCATAACGTGAAAATAATTATCTGCTTTTTGGTCAGAATTTTAACATTGGTTAATtcctaatatatttattataatatatttatatatataaaaatctcaCTCGCAGAGGAAGCTGATTGTATGTTCTCGTAAGACGTTTTTCTCCAGATAGATTCATGGTTCTTCTGGCTCGTAAAACGattagttgtgtgtgtgtttgtggagaACCATGTGTGTCTCACATCTGCTCTCACACTGTGGGTGTTTCACTTAATGAGTTTGTGAGTTAATATCTGGATATATAGTTGCGGATGATGTCAAAGCTGCCATGAGTAACACAGTGTCGACATCATGCCTTGTCTGAGAGGGAATTCTGTTCATTTTCACTCTGTCATCTTTTTGAAAAAGATATAAAGGTTTTGTCATTATATGAACAAAGCATTCAGTCTTTCatgcaatattaaaataatatgatattctacTAAGTTCAATAATGAAAATGCACTAATATTGTATCTGTCATGGATGTATTTAAAATTcaatttgtaacttttttttatggtgATTCGTAATATgctgtataaaatataataaagtatattgctGTAATTTTTCCAGGAATGTATAAGTTGCTTTCCCATCTTCAAATGTCACAATCAAACTTgcgtaaaattaaattaaaaatgcaacttTGCATGCAAATCTTGGAATATCAAGCAGTTGATAGTCAGATGTTCTGGCTTGTTCAGCGCACATACGTGCAGTTGTGTTTTTGCTAGGATAAGATGGACAGAGTTGTTTCAGGAAGGATCAAAGATGATGTTGAGCTGTTTTGTCATGGAGGGCATTTCACTTTCTCAGAAAGCAGCAGTGCAATGTGTCTGGAAACAATTGAGCTTAAGACCACAGGAGTGCAAAGAatgaagtgattttttttcttgttcctgGTGAATTCATTATGGGGGCTGCATGGTTTTACAGCTCAAAAACAGGTTTTctaaacaaattatttacaaaacTGGCTCATAGATGATCTTTGTCAATCTATCATCTTACAGATGTTCACCCTCCACAGACACTAGCATGCTTTCTAATGTCGTCTAGTTCTGTCGTCCTGTGGGTTTATCTTTTACTGCACACATTAGCTGCACTGCAGTCTATTGTTTTTGTTGGATGTCCAAAGTTTTAATGATTTGTTTTGCCTGTTTAACTCTAGGATCTGTGTGGTAGAGATCCAAAAGTAGATCATTACTGTGCGCTGCAAGGTAAGTCGAGCTTTGAATGGAAACTCGTTCACAAACAGTGCCTCTGTTTGAAGTAAAAGTAATAGACtaatctgtcattttctcaaATATTCTGTCAAGTGTTTTTTCTCAGTCCAACTCTTTATAAGATCTGTtaacattatctgttatttgTAGTAACACTGCCACCAGAGAGAGTAATGGAGAATCCCAAATCTTTGCTTTCTTCTCCTGAAAATGGAAGGCAGCGTCCACTCAAAGATGCACTGAGGAGAAATGGGAAGAGTGATGTAAGTGTCTGCCATTCAGAAAACTACATATACATTGAATATCAGGTTTGATAACGTAATGTGGCCTAACCTcataagggcttttcacactgtgatTAAACCGGTTATCAGCGTTCTAAACCtcgcttttaaccccgggtaaaggaatgTTTCACATTTAGAAGCAGGATTAGCACCAATTTTCACCTGGgattatgaaaccctgctccggagcaggatTAGCACCGCTTTTGCAAACGACAGCCAATCATGtgactcacattcacacactttggacagtcacagaaacactgcaTGTTGTTTGTAAACATAAACGTTTGAGCGTTTGATTGGAAAAATGACAGCAACGCAAACCCGTCAATTGGAGTGCAGAAAAGactgtttcattcttacctttatagtccgaaaaGTCCATCCAGAAAATACATAATTGTATAGTCGGCAATGTGTTATATGAGGACGAGCCATGCTAGAGCAGGTGTTGTGCGGCATCTGTCcaatcagtgacactgacaccgaAAATTATGCAAGTAGGgatgttaacccagggttaagtaatgtacagtgtgaaacatcagtttatgaatacccaggattcattgttaaccccaggtaaattatgagcagtgtgaaacctgaagcaagataacccaaaTTAGTTTGGGTTCATCAtattctgctcaccaaggctgcatttatttgatggaaaatacagtaagaacagtaatagttttttttctatttgaatatattgtaaaatgtaatttattcctgtgatcaaagctgaattttcagcatcattactccagtcttcagtgtcacatgatccttcagaaatcattctaatatgctgatttgctgctcaagaaatatttctgattattatcaatggtaAAATCAGTTGtattgcttcatatttttgtggaaaccataatcattttttttaggattcttttagtgtatagaaagtttaaaagaacagcatttattttaaacagaaatcttttggtAACAATGTAAACGTTTGTTTAAattatcagtttaatgcatccttgctgatttttttctttaaaaaaaagtcttttcaaTGGGAATGCAGAATGGTTTGCTAAAACTTCACTCAAAATCGAATATTGTTTTCTGAGTTGTGGGATATCTTGATTAATAAACTTTGTCAAGTTTGCAAATCTTTCCTCTGCCATTCTTGTGCTGTTGATATTAGGATAAGGAGTGTAACGTGTCTGTCATGGATGAAAATCGTCGAGAGTGGATGATTACGTTGTACAATTTGGACAACAACGGGAAAATAAACAGAGAGGTAAAGCTCAGTATCGACAagcaaatgataaataaatcatttagcTTTGGTGAGTTTCTCTGGTTGTGATTGTTGCAGAATATGTTGAGCTTGATGCAGACGATCTATGAGGCGGTCGAGGCATCAGTCAAACAGCTGGTGCTCAGCAATGGCACAAGCCTGCGTGTGAAGCTGAGCGTCACTCCATTATCCAGCAGAAAAGGTGAAGACTGAACCTCATGATAAACAAATGGTCTGGTCTGTTTGGTGGAGGCACTGCTGCATCACAAATATTTATGATATAATGCAACTTTAATTTACCTTTTGTCCTTCTTGAGATCGGGATGCTGGGATGCAGTCTGTGAATGAGCGGGATCAGATGGAGGACTCAGTGCGGTGTGTAGAGAGCCATCATTCTCAAAACAGTCTGTGGTGTGGTGTATGAATGAGACGTGATGTATGACGTTATTCTTGAGAAAATACTGATGCAGGAAATGAATTATTTACCCAGTGGAACAAAATTAGAATTATTTACCCAGTGAAACAAATTTAGAAACCAGTgtgaacaaaattataacaaaatgtaataaaattagtTACCAAccagtattattttagtatttatatactattatagtatttatatattttttaaaaatattaaagaaaattaaaaagtgtatttttttcttttcagttttaattatttaacagttaaacaaaattagaaatattagaattatttatcCAGTGGAACAAAATTTGtattatataaatcatttacCCAGTGgaacaaaattataacaaaatgtaataaaattattgttaccaaacagtattattttagtatttatatactaatatagtatttatatatatatttaaaatatatatatatatctttaaaaatattaaataaatattaaaaagtctatttttattttttcagttttcattatGTACCAGTGAaacaaaattagaaatattAGAATTACTTATCCAGTGGAACAAAATATTTATCCAGTGgaacaaaattataacaaaatgtaataaaattatagTTACCAGCATTgttttactatagtattttaatattttttttattataaaaaaattatattttataaaaaaaaatataaataaaaaaaggtttatttttatattttcagttttcattttaatatttttcattttaatatttaacattttaataattagttTTGTTATgtgtatttgtcatttttataattttttttttaaatatttctatttagctttaatttatttttatttcagttttagtcatttcagtacttaaacattttattattattagccaaGGCATCATAActgaaaatgtacttttttcatctgatgtttatattttatttcagctttattttaattaacgtaacagtttttaatagttttagttaacaataacaacactgttacCGATGCTATgatacaatattacaataacaTGTTTTCTATTCTATGATTTTCTTCCATCAGAGGACTGAACTCGGATCAAATGGGTGTTCTGGAGAAGAAGCACTACTCCCTAGATGAAAACACAGAACGTAGGAACCACTATCTGGATCTGGCTGGAATTGAGAACTATGCTTCTCGATTTGAAGGTGATAGCTTGACATTTATCCTTTTGCTTTCTGCAAGATATTTGTCATAAAGGCGTGTGGAGATTCAGTTTTATGAAGGTTTAAATTGCTACTAGATGTTtcctaaatataatttattctacTCAGAAACATCTGGTGAGGAGCAGCCTCAGGACAGCCCTGCGCCGCGTGGCCATCACCGTCGCTCTCAACCCGAGACCTGCAGCCCTGTGGAGTCCTCTGGGAGATCCATTCCTTTCCTCAGGTCGCTCCGCAGCCGCAGCAAGTCTGTCGGCTATAGTGGAGCCACAACCAAACCCAGCAAGCTCCATGGGCATCACCCTATGACCTGGTGCCACCCATCCCAACAGCAACCTCTGCTGCACAGCTCCAGCAAACGCATCCGTGCCAGAGCCCGTGAGACGGCATCACCTTCCAGAAGCAACCATGACAGAGATGTACACCCTGGGGGCTTTATGCCTGTTCCTCAAAGACATGAACACCATCATCACCATGAGCATCAccatcaccaccatcatcaccatcaCCACCCCTGCGTAAGAGTTCTGAAAACCTCCTGAATGTCTGAGTAGCAAACTCtcataatcagtgttattttttctgtaaaattaaaGATGCAGGTGGTTCATTGGCCAAACAGACAAAACTTGAACATTTCTACAATAATAGGGACTGAACCACTGTTTTCGATGATATGAGAACCGCACCTGCTCATAAAAATTCAGTAGAAAAGAATCTGCATTCATTATGCTGGTGTGCAGCTCCCTCTTGTGGTTATGAACGGAATTTGTAGCTCCTATTTTGATTATAATGCATTTGGCATACTTTCCTTTGTGATTTGGAAAATGTGACATGTTAGTATATCCTTAATGATTGTAATATTTGTGAGGTGCAACACAATTTTTTCCTCAGGAATGTGTTTTATAGACTATATGACCACTTTTATTGTATGTTATTACATATATTATTGTTCTCATTTATGTAGTTTTGATTCAACCTGCTTATTATAATACATTGGTTGcaatcagtgttttttaaaaCCAAAGTCTTTACAGCTATATTGCATGTTTATGTTCTGAATAGGGTTACTAATATTATATTagaaaatggcatgttttattGTTGACATCATGGTTAAAACTATAAAACACATAATGtaccaaacaaaataaaagattaaattaaataaggGAAACTGCAcattcactttttaaaagtagGGAGTATCCCTGTATGGTGAGACACtcaaaaaacaagcaagcaaaaAAATGTCACGTTAAACGGATGTCTACAATTATAATTACTTAAATTAGTCTCATTTAGCATTGCTCTGCAAATTTTCATaggcgaaatccagtcattgTAATAGAAATCCACGTGGTTGGTGTGATCATATTAGCGAAATTTCTATAGTCCATTGTCAACAGTGAAATCACATTAAAACCAAGCAACTTTCTCTTGGTCAACGTGGCGAATTTTCAGGGAACTTTTTCACTCTCACGCAAAACTGATCATGTGGATTCCTATTAAAATGACTGGAAATTgcttgtgaaatttcactgagcaatggtaaatgtgacctcAACTATAAAAGTTTCCCATGCAGACTTCGCTCGTGTTCTAGTTGGTCAAGCAAATTCGCTGTGTTGCCCGAAAGAAAGTTGCTTGGTTTTAAAGTCGGcttgaaatggaagttgtgatagtattttcttccctgttgtgaccatagactgtaaaaaagatgTATGACGCACCTtcaccagggttgccaggttttcacaacaaaaccctcaaaactagcccaattgcaTTTCAGGTAAAAATCACGCtctggggggtaaaatccgcgtTTTTGGAAGGGTTCCCCtcgtaaaatttgcattccagggggTATATATCATATTATTTGGGATCACTTCAACCTGCGGatatgaaaaacaacccacggaatctgtgttaaagtagcccaattccgtgggaaaacaacagacttggcaacactgaccttcactctcttccattgtagtaaatGTGAAGCCGCCAGTGTGTCAATATcgcgctgacatcttgagttTCGAGTCTGCTTAGTAGTGAACGTGAAATGGAGCCACGACATCAAGGCCCCGCCCACAGAATCGGTTaatacagtttactgcagaacaactcattatgtcggtgtgaaataaacagttctggaaatgtagaaattaaagttataaCTCCAGTCTCCTCCTGAAGATCCAGAATAAAAGTCTGTTGGTGCTTCAGTGACTCCTTCGCTCAGAGCAGTCGAATCTCAGCGGTCAATCAATCATGATGGCAAAACCcgcgtttttatagcatcaaataactaactaaaacaaaacttaTTAAAAGAACGAACACTTCAGCatgataaaaactgcctaaaatgatataaaccatctttgtaaaaaaatatttgacgtgtaatttgattgtttagtttgtctcacatcTATACAGTGACTGCTCATGtcccattacattacatggagaGAGCGGGGtgtatgacctatactgcatccagccacttGGGGGCGATCGAggcgctttggcttcacttttcaggactcgtgtggcacgCTTGATTGTGATGTAtataggccctgtcccaaatggcaccctaaacactcacggccttcctacgagtccgcacttttgtgacgtaacgtcgctttgactgtccggaagaagtctgccgcggagctcgcaccagcgcaggctcagcaaaagtgcgcatcgaaGGGGgcatatcggccgcaaagggggcgctcgcgagcacccttctgaagcctaaaattgacaaatgggacaccctctggtctcgtggacttaacggacacgtgcACGTGGTAGCCATTGTccagtccacaagaccgaaagtgcatagaagtgtgccatttgggacaggtcCATACAAGTGatgaaacggcttctggaacatgtagggcgggacttgatatTATCCATTGGAACTGATTGGATGgatgtggtttgctattggtcgatctcatgtgagtgacaggttgccccgccctcacgtcAGTCAACGCgacatcagagaagagatgtcatggcaagagggaggggaggttattttgattaatgatTATGAAAcaatgtgcatggataaatcattcataatgctgcaatattccataaaaaataagaattatcaattatgatttcatggtgattttAAAGTGACCTGTGTAAACTAGTAGACCTTTTTTGCCTCACCTTCAGAATATatcttctttttcctttttcaatggTTAACCCAGAAAATACCAGATTTTTCCTACAGCCACAGAATGTGATTGTACCGACTGTTGTCTCTATTGATGGTCAATAAGCACaggtaagagacttcttttttcTTAGCAGCCGTACAAAACCTAATTGCTGTTTAACCTCTGCCTGTTAGCCATGAGAGTATGAGACAGCTGCTTCTAAAAATAACTAACCCCTTCTCAACTCTCTCCCTCCTCATGCTCTCGCTCAGCACATGTATATGTTGGTTGAAAGACGGCAGAAGAAACACACCACGACTCCTAAAGGCTGACAGCTCTAAGAAGTTTCCTTGATCTTGGGAGCTGACAAACACAGCCATGAAGAGCTTGAAGTTCCTAGCAGCCGAGGGCTTCGTCCAAACCGGAACAAATGCGTGTAAGAACCTCCACTGCTTGTCTTGCAATCTCTACCCAATCCTCTTCAAGGCCAGCTATCTGTGTGAGGAGGCCACGATGCTCCACGACTTGGTCCAGACGTGGCCTCTGACGGAGATCAACTTGCGCAAACTGTTAGGCCGGACCCCGGACTGTCCAGATGATCTCACGTCCCGCACCTGCAGGCTCTGTCTGGAGGCCTTTCTCACAGGTTTGAAGGACTATGTGTTTCAAGCTCCAAGCATGTATACAAAAAAGCTACGTGTGGTGGATATAGTCGGTCTGCAAGACACTGAACACCAGGTCTGTCCCTGCAGACGGACCCTCGGCCGTTGGGCACGAACCGAGCTGCTAACCCGCATGTGCTACGAGACTATGGAGTACATGCAGACCGGTCAAGCGGCGCCATCAGCGTTTCACGTGGAGATAGATGTCCGCGTGGATGCTTTTGTTACCGGACGGAACAACGAGGTGGTGGCTCAGGCTCTGTTGCTACGCAGACATTGCCCGTTAAAACTGTTCTTCGTTGGCCTGCGTGTGGATTCGTTGAGCCTCAGGAACCTCTTCTTCCTCCTGAAGCTGGTGGAGTCACACGGCCTGCAGAAGCTGGAAGTGGTGCACAACGTACATCTGGAGGCTCCACACATTGAGGTAATGCTCTCCCAGCTGAAGTTCCCCCAGCTGCGCTCGATCACGTTTCCTGCACAGGCTT encodes the following:
- the LOC127500878 gene encoding naked cuticle-like protein 3 isoform X2, encoding MGKLQSKHACKRRENPEGDAFKELDCIGEDDRNKLDLCGRDPKVDHYCALQVTLPPERVMENPKSLLSSPENGRQRPLKDALRRNGKSDDKECNVSVMDENRREWMITLYNLDNNGKINRENMLSLMQTIYEAVEASVKQLVLSNGTSLRVKLSVTPLSSRKDRDAGMQSVNERDQMEDSVRGLNSDQMGVLEKKHYSLDENTERRNHYLDLAGIENYASRFEETSGEEQPQDSPAPRGHHRRSQPETCSPVESSGRSIPFLRSLRSRSKSVGYSGATTKPSKLHGHHPMTWCHPSQQQPLLHSSSKRIRARARETASPSRSNHDRDVHPGGFMPVPQRHEHHHHHEHHHHHHHHHHHPCVRVLKTS
- the LOC127500878 gene encoding naked cuticle-like protein 3 isoform X3; the encoded protein is MGKLQSKHACKRRENPEGDAFKELDCIGEDDRNKLVKDLCGRDPKVDHYCALQVTLPPERVMENPKSLLSSPENGRQRPLKDALRRNGKSDDKECNVSVMDENRREWMITLYNLDNNGKINRETIYEAVEASVKQLVLSNGTSLRVKLSVTPLSSRKDRDAGMQSVNERDQMEDSVRGLNSDQMGVLEKKHYSLDENTERRNHYLDLAGIENYASRFEETSGEEQPQDSPAPRGHHRRSQPETCSPVESSGRSIPFLRSLRSRSKSVGYSGATTKPSKLHGHHPMTWCHPSQQQPLLHSSSKRIRARARETASPSRSNHDRDVHPGGFMPVPQRHEHHHHHEHHHHHHHHHHHPCVRVLKTS
- the LOC127500878 gene encoding naked cuticle-like protein 3 isoform X1, whose amino-acid sequence is MGKLQSKHACKRRENPEGDAFKELDCIGEDDRNKLVKDLCGRDPKVDHYCALQVTLPPERVMENPKSLLSSPENGRQRPLKDALRRNGKSDDKECNVSVMDENRREWMITLYNLDNNGKINRENMLSLMQTIYEAVEASVKQLVLSNGTSLRVKLSVTPLSSRKDRDAGMQSVNERDQMEDSVRGLNSDQMGVLEKKHYSLDENTERRNHYLDLAGIENYASRFEETSGEEQPQDSPAPRGHHRRSQPETCSPVESSGRSIPFLRSLRSRSKSVGYSGATTKPSKLHGHHPMTWCHPSQQQPLLHSSSKRIRARARETASPSRSNHDRDVHPGGFMPVPQRHEHHHHHEHHHHHHHHHHHPCVRVLKTS